In Palaemon carinicauda isolate YSFRI2023 chromosome 18, ASM3689809v2, whole genome shotgun sequence, a genomic segment contains:
- the LOC137658008 gene encoding LOW QUALITY PROTEIN: axoneme-associated protein mst101(2)-like (The sequence of the model RefSeq protein was modified relative to this genomic sequence to represent the inferred CDS: inserted 2 bases in 1 codon), translating to MSSSSARSLRSEIICGIVGRRQHNGEEADVGLPPHLKPATRLTRQRRPSCESTYSLSASSDIPRNRRGSIPPGGLPASPYRSQKHRSRFRSKSKSLDQGVPLNGLKLHSPRHRQGAYRSHESLVVRGAKKEVFGSELHVVSGEDTVDEGKDTVGEGKDNVNEGKDTVNVGKDNVDEGQDNVDEGKDTVDVGKDTIDVGKDTIDEGKDTAVKGKEIVTGSQEIFQEKSDVEAIEKTKDVEELKKTTDVEGLDAKANFEELQEKTDVQGLQESLLTKTPHEKSEPIKSKKKFRGKSQGGHYDEKSYSRFRVTKVEEKADNDVGNKSTKSEKSQKKLEVRKLFRSSLKGSHRRRKSAKIQEYPKSAGNHVSKIPNESKHLSKPEVKNGEHQDKVKVIDSQEQLQGEQKAKLQGKHKEELQKQNGELQKEQKDKTVEEAKEVEKEQTDETVKESNEEAQKKRNDEIADELKEAAEDKQTEETAEVSKEVENNQKEETAEESTEKAENKQKEKTVEKSKEEAENKQKEETVEESKDEAENKQKEETVEESKEEAGNKQKEETVEESKEEAENKQKGETVEESKEEAGNKQKEETVEESKEEAENKQKGETVEESKEEAGNKQKEETVEESKEEAENKQKEGTAEESKEEGNKQREETVKESKEEVENKQKKETVEESKKEAENKQKEGTAKESKEEAENKQKEETAEEYKEALKDKQREDTVKESKDISDAKQGGKTAEVSKETTQEKESRPIVDKSKETAQGEQKEETKEDPKEPKEDSKEATQEQTEEAIEASNEVVHEEQGQTTAEELKEAAEVKEREEAAEDSINATQEDQRQQAAEESKEAVQDEQKEKAAEESKAATPQDEKTKDSKEKAKEDKKEEKPKVSKRKSKVAPNKEKVKKPSEQEENTQAGPKVDGLQEKVNVEQYKEEKTEKTHDGQGVGEPQEPKADKTEGEIPVNGSQKELKAKKVKVTKSKIPKALGADVSNEAEVNVGKNLKPKKTAKKRSDSDGNTNTVKDKKELALEQSTALPPISVTDPNDTHTLNFELIFQENPLAPHDWTASHAKLYYPKKKKRRVRTTPKKEYHSDEDITIEPKGMDNSDEWSNAHSLGRSSNGRYAGHRRIQYRSIGNDLSTAGYCPRCDPNVEKKPRRVKRRIFKSGQIILFXFQKLSSFNFVSFCTVVSLLKCILTYNQARARKL from the exons ATGAGTTCTAGTAGTGCCAGGTCACTCAGATCAGAAATCATCTGTGGCATTGTGGGAAGAAGGCAGCACAACGGAGAAGAAGCGGACGTCGGCCTCCCGCCACATTTAAAACCTGCCACGCGACTCACCCGCCAGAGGAGGCCATCATGCGAGTCCACCTATTCCCTCAGCGCGTCCTCTGATATACCAAGAAACAGGCGAGGCTCAATTCCACCAGGAGGACTTCCAGCGTCACCATATAGGAGTCAAAAGCATAGGTCCCGTTTCAGGTCGAAAAGTAAATCCCTAGATCAAGGGGTACCGCTTAATGGCCTGAAGCTTCATAGCCCGCGCCACAGACAAGGTGCTTATAGGTCACACGAGTCACTGGTAGTAAGGGGTGCAAAGAAAGAAGTGTTTGGAAGTGAACTTCATGTAGTAAGTGGAGAAGACACTGTAGATGAAGGAAAAGACACAGTAGGTGAAGGAAAAGACAATGTAAATGAAGGGAAAGACACTGTAAATGTAGGAAAAGATAATGTAGATGAAGGACAAGACAATGTAGATGAAGGAAAAGACACTGTAGATGTAGGGAAGGACACCATAGATGTAGGAAAAGACACTATAGATGAAGGAAAAGACACTGCAGTTAAAGGAAAAGAAATTGTGACAGGTTCtcaagaaatatttcaagaaaaatccGATGTAGAGGCAATAGAAAAAACAAAAGACGTAGAGGAACTAAAAAAAACAACAGATGTAGAGGGACTCGATGCAAAAGCCAATTTTGAGGAACTACAAGAAAAAACTGATGTACAGGGACTACAAGAAAGTCTTTTGACAAAAACGCCCCACGAAAAATCAGAGcctattaaaagtaaaaaaaagttccGAGGCAAATCACAAGGAGGCCATTATGATGAGAAATCATACAGCAGATTTAGAGTAACCAAAGTGGAAGAAAAGGCAGATAATGATGTCGGTAACAAATCAACAAAATCAGAAAAGTCTCAAAAGAAACTAGAAGTTCGCAAACTTTTCAGGTCTAGTTTAAAAGGGTCTCATAGAAGAAGAAAATCAGCAAAAATACAAGAATATCCAAAATCAGCAGGAAATCACGTGTCAAAAATACCAAATGAATCTAAACATCTTTCAAAACCAGAAGTAAAAAATGGAGAGCACCAAGATAAGGTAAAAGTAATTGATTCTCAAGAGCAATTGCAGGGAGAACAGAAAGCGAAATTGCAAGGAAAGCACAAAGAGGAACTACAAAAGCAGAACGGGGAACTGCAAAAAGAACAGAAAGATAAGACTGTAGAAGAAGCCAAAGAGGTAGAAAAAGAACAGACAGATGAGACAGTAAAAGAATCAAATGAGGAAGCACAAAAAAAGCGGAACGATGAGATAGCAGACGAATTGAAAGAGGCAGCAGAAGACAAGCAGACAGAAGAGACTGCAGAAGTATCTAAAGAGGTAGAAAACAACCAGAAAGAGGAGACTGCAGAAGAATCTACAGAGAAAGCAGAAAACAAACAGAAAGAGAAGACTGTAGAAAAATCTAAAGAGGAAGCAGAAAACAAACAGAAAGAGGAGACTGTAGAAGAATCTAAAGACGAAGCGGAAAACAAACAGAAAGAGGAGACTGTAGAAGAATCTAAAGAGGAAGCAGGAAACAAGCAGAAAGAAGAGACTGTAGAAGAATCTAAAGAGGAAGCAGAAAACAAGCAGAAAGGGGAGACTGTAGAAGAATCTAAAGAGGAAGCAGGAAACAAGCAGAAAGAGGAGACTGTAGAAGAATCTAAAGAGGAAGCAGAAAACAAGCAGAAAGGGGAGACTGTAGAAGAATCTAAAGAGGAAGCAGGAAACAAGCAGAAAGAGGAGACTGTAGAAGAATCTAAAGAGGAAGCAGAAAACAAGCAGAAAGAGGGGACTGCAGAAGAATCTAAGGAAGAAGGAAACAAACAGAGAGAGGAGACTGTAAAAGAATCTAAAGAGGAAGTAGAAAACAAGCAGAAAAAGGAGACTGTGGAAGAATCTAAAAAGGAGGCAGAAAACAAGCAGAAAGAGGGGACTGCAAAAGAATCCAAAGAAGAAGCAGAAAACAAGCAGAAAGAGGAGACTGCAGAAGAATACAAAGAGGCTTTAAAAGACAAACAGAGAGAAGACACTGTAAAAGAATCTAAAGATATATCAGACGCTAAGCAGGGAGGGAAGACTGCAGAAGTATCTAAAGAGACCACACAAGAAAAAGAGAGTAGGCCAATTGTAGATAAATCTAAAGAGACAGCACAAGGAGAGCAAAAAGAGGAGACGAAAGAGGATCCTAAAGAGCCAAAAGAGGATTCTAAAGAGGCTACGCAAGAACAGACAGAGGAGGCAATTGAAGCATCTAACGAGGTAGTGCACGAAGAACAGGGACAGACGACTGCGGAAGAATTAAAAGAGGCAGCTGAAGTAAAGGAAAGAGAGGAAGCTGCAGAGGACTCTATTAACGCAACCCAAGAAGACCAGAGACAGCAGGCTGCAGAAGAATCTAAAGAGGCAGTACAAGATGAGCAGAAAGAGAAGGCAGCAGAAGAATCTAAAGCAGCA ACACCTCAAGACGAAAAAACAAAAGAttctaaagaaaaagcaaaagaggATAAGAAAGAGGAGAAACCAAAAGTATCTAAAAGGAAATCAAAAGTAGCTCcaaataaagaaaaagttaaaaaaccTTCTGAGCAAGAGGAAAATACGCAAGCTGGCCCAAAAGTAGATGGATTACAAGAAAAAGTGAATGTAGAACAGTACaaggaggaaaaaactgaaaaaaCGCATGACGGACAAGGAGTAGGTGAGCCACAAGAGCCAAAAGCAGATAAAACTGAAGGGGAAATACCTGTGAATGGATCTCAAAAAGAATTAAAGGccaaaaaggttaaagttacaaaATCTAAAATACCTAAAGCTCTAGGAGCAGATGTCTCAAATGAAGCGGAAGTGAACGTTGGCAAAAACTTAAAaccaaagaaaacagcaaagaaaagAAGTGACAGTGATGGCAATACAAATACtgtgaaagataaaaaagaattagCATTAGAGCAATCAACGGCTCTGCCACCCATTTCAGTGACAGACCCAAATGATACACACACACTAAACTTCGAACTCATATTTCAAGAGAACCCTTTGGCGCCGCATGACTGGACAGCGAGCCACGCCAAGTTGTATTACCCTAAAAAGAAGAAGAGGCGCGTTCGAACAACTCCTAAAAAAGAATATCATTCAGACGAAGATATCACCATAGAGCCGAAGGGTATGGATAACTCGGACGAGTGGAGCAATGCCCATTCTTTGGGTCGCAGCTCCAATGGTCGATATGCTGGGCACAGGCGCATCCAGTACCGGTCCATTGGAAACGACTTATCCACTGCAGGGTATTGTCCACGGTGTGACCCTAACGTTGAGAAGAAGCCTAGAAGGGTTAAACGAAGAATATTCAAATCAGGTcagattatcttatt ttttcaaaagttaagctcttttaattttgtttcattttgtaCTGTAGTTAGCCTTTTGAAATGCATACTGACATACAATCAAGCTAGAGCTAGAAAACTATAA